A single region of the Triticum dicoccoides isolate Atlit2015 ecotype Zavitan chromosome 2B, WEW_v2.0, whole genome shotgun sequence genome encodes:
- the LOC119367286 gene encoding uncharacterized protein LOC119367286, whose amino-acid sequence MSRERKKAAVLQEKMQILRSITHSHALSNPSIVMDASEYIKGLKQKIARLNQEIAREEGTHSHKQNSFPTVSVEALGHGFLVNVSSDKSCPGLLVAVLEAFEELGLTVLQATASCADTFRLEAVGGGENQAGSVDEDVIRRAVQQAITNCGAEQGDQ is encoded by the exons aTGTCGAGGGAGCGCAAGAAGGCAGCTGTTCTACAGGAGAAGATGCAGATTCTGCGCTCCATCACTCACTCCCACGCG CTGAGCAATCCATCCATAGTCATGGACGCGTCGGAGTACATCAAGGGGCTGAAGCAGAAGATCGCGAGGCTCAATCAGGAGATCGCACGCGAGGAAGGCACGCACTCGCACAAGCAGAACTCTTTCCCCACG GTGAGCGTGGAAGCCCTAGGGCATGGGTTCCTCGTGAACGTGTCTTCCGACAAGAGCTGCCCCGGGTTGCTCGTCGCCGTGCTAGAGGCATTCGAGGAGCTGGGCCTCACCGTGCTCCAGGCCACGGCGTCTTGCGCCGATACGTTCCGCCTAGaggccgtggggggaggagag AACCAGGCGGGGAGTGTGGATGAGGATGTCATCAGGCGGGCGGTGCAGCAGGCCATCACCAACTGCGGCGCGGAGCAAGGGGATCAGTAG